A portion of the Achromobacter sp. MFA1 R4 genome contains these proteins:
- the tilS gene encoding tRNA lysidine(34) synthetase TilS: MRRALQALPERPARVAVAFSGGADSAMLAVHAAAVAPALGIDVLLFHVHHGLQAQADAWARHGQALAARLAVPLVEARVQVEPAAGKGIEAAARDARYAALARLAREHGVAHILLAHHRNDQAETVLLRLLRGTGLAGMAAMAPVARRDGVAYLRPWLDQDRGAILQAADAVEAATGWRAVQDPTNADPRYTRAALRELLAPVLDARWPGWRAIVARHARHMAEAAEILDEVAREDFAGLDPSPDGVSFSLQAWRRLSPARQAQVLRHWLERNGARMPTDARMADLLRQLRGLHSLGHDRQLRVEQAGHVIRCHRGRVWVERRP, translated from the coding sequence TTGCGCCGGGCGCTCCAGGCCTTGCCCGAACGTCCGGCCCGTGTCGCCGTCGCATTCAGCGGCGGCGCGGACTCGGCCATGCTGGCCGTGCATGCGGCCGCCGTCGCGCCGGCGCTCGGCATCGACGTCCTGCTCTTTCATGTGCACCACGGGCTGCAGGCCCAGGCCGACGCCTGGGCGCGGCATGGGCAGGCGCTGGCGGCCAGGCTTGCCGTGCCGCTCGTCGAGGCCCGCGTCCAGGTGGAGCCGGCGGCGGGCAAGGGCATCGAGGCCGCCGCGCGCGACGCGCGCTATGCGGCGCTGGCGCGCCTGGCCCGGGAACACGGCGTGGCCCACATCCTTCTGGCCCACCATCGCAACGACCAGGCCGAAACCGTGCTGCTGCGCCTGCTGCGCGGCACCGGGCTGGCGGGGATGGCGGCCATGGCGCCGGTTGCGCGGCGCGATGGCGTGGCCTATCTGCGTCCCTGGCTGGACCAGGACCGCGGCGCGATCCTGCAAGCGGCGGACGCGGTCGAGGCCGCCACCGGCTGGCGCGCGGTGCAGGACCCCACCAATGCCGATCCGCGCTATACCCGCGCCGCGCTGCGTGAACTGCTGGCGCCGGTGCTGGACGCGCGCTGGCCCGGTTGGCGCGCCATCGTCGCGCGCCACGCGCGGCACATGGCCGAAGCCGCCGAGATCCTGGACGAAGTGGCCCGTGAAGATTTTGCGGGACTTGATCCCAGCCCTGACGGCGTGAGCTTTTCGCTGCAGGCGTGGCGGCGTCTCTCGCCCGCCCGCCAGGCGCAGGTGCTCAGGCACTGGCTGGAGCGCAACGGCGCCCGCATGCCCACGGACGCGCGCATGGCCGATCTCTTGCGGCAGCTTCGCGGCCTGCACAGCCTGGGCCACGACCGCCAGTTGCGGGTCGAGCAGGCGGGCCACGTCATCCGCTGTCATCGCGGCCGGGTGTGGGTGGAGCGGCGTCCGTAG
- a CDS encoding aspartate kinase, with the protein MSLIVHKYGGTSMGSVERIKNVARRVAKWHAAGHQVVVVPSAMAGETNRLLGLAREITPQPDGRELDMIAATGEQASSGLLAIALQAEGVSARSYAGWQVPVRTDSSFTKARISSIDDARIRADLDAGRVVIVTGFQGIDPDGHITTLGRGGSDTSAVAVAAAIKADECLIYTDVDGVYTTDPRVVPEARRMSVVSFEEMLEMASLGSKVLQIRSVEFAGKYRVPVRVLSSLTDPLIPLEEEMVSGTLITFEEDEKMEAAVVSGIAFSRDEAKITLLGVPDKPGIAFSILGPVAAANIDVDMIVQNQSVAGTTDFSFTVNRNEFGRAVDLLKREVIPAVGARELSTDEKVAKVSIVGIGMRSHVGVASLMFQTLSQEGINIQMISTSEIKTSVIIDDKYMELGVRALHKAFGLDQAPATKV; encoded by the coding sequence ATGTCCCTGATCGTTCACAAATATGGCGGTACTTCGATGGGCTCGGTCGAGCGCATCAAAAACGTGGCGCGTCGCGTCGCGAAGTGGCATGCCGCCGGCCACCAGGTTGTTGTTGTCCCGTCCGCCATGGCGGGCGAAACGAATCGTCTGCTGGGTCTGGCGCGCGAAATCACGCCCCAGCCCGACGGCCGCGAACTCGACATGATCGCCGCCACCGGCGAGCAAGCCAGCAGCGGCCTTCTGGCCATTGCCTTGCAGGCCGAGGGCGTGTCCGCGCGCAGCTATGCCGGTTGGCAAGTGCCCGTGCGCACCGATTCGTCGTTCACGAAAGCCCGCATTTCGTCCATCGACGACGCGCGCATCCGCGCCGACCTCGATGCCGGCCGCGTGGTCATCGTGACGGGCTTCCAGGGGATCGACCCCGACGGCCACATCACCACGCTGGGCCGTGGCGGTTCCGACACCTCGGCCGTGGCCGTGGCGGCCGCCATCAAGGCCGACGAATGCCTGATCTACACCGACGTGGACGGCGTCTACACGACCGATCCGCGCGTGGTGCCCGAGGCGCGCCGCATGTCCGTTGTTTCCTTCGAGGAAATGCTGGAAATGGCATCGCTGGGCTCCAAGGTCCTGCAGATCCGTTCGGTCGAATTCGCCGGCAAATACCGTGTGCCGGTCCGGGTCCTGTCCTCGCTGACCGACCCCCTTATCCCGCTCGAGGAAGAAATGGTCTCGGGCACGCTGATTACTTTTGAGGAAGACGAAAAAATGGAAGCCGCCGTTGTCTCCGGCATCGCCTTCAGCCGCGACGAAGCCAAAATCACCCTGCTGGGCGTTCCCGACAAGCCCGGCATCGCCTTCTCCATCCTGGGCCCGGTCGCCGCCGCCAACATCGACGTCGACATGATCGTGCAGAACCAGTCCGTGGCCGGCACGACCGACTTCTCGTTCACCGTGAACCGCAACGAATTTGGGCGCGCCGTGGACCTGCTCAAGCGCGAAGTCATCCCCGCCGTGGGCGCGCGCGAACTGTCCACCGACGAAAAGGTCGCCAAGGTCTCCATCGTCGGCATCGGCATGCGTTCGCACGTCGGCGTCGCCAGCCTGATGTTCCAGACGCTTTCGCAAGAAGGCATCAACATCCAGATGATCAGCACCAGCGAAATCAAGACCTCGGTGATCATCGACGACAAGTACATGGAACTGGGCGTGCGCGCGCTGCACAAGGCCTTCGGCCTGGACCAGGCGCCCGCCACGAAGGTGTAA
- a CDS encoding ureidoglycolate lyase, protein MRDSNHTGRIIRTLNAAIPMPHNPLLLNVLTPDAFAPYGSVITSAGRDGREINAGTTLRVDMPEPDILREGGRPSLSVFRALAGALPFEMKMMERHRVGSQTFVPMMGTPFVVLVALGADRPDMSTLKAFLADGSCGITLAPDVWHHPLLALAAGDFVVLERKGPQVDCEVVDMPAGVWVAQGV, encoded by the coding sequence ATGCGCGATTCCAATCACACCGGGCGGATCATCCGAACGCTCAACGCCGCCATTCCCATGCCGCACAACCCCTTGCTCCTGAACGTGCTCACGCCCGACGCGTTTGCGCCCTATGGCTCGGTCATCACCAGCGCCGGCCGCGATGGCCGCGAGATCAATGCGGGCACGACGTTGCGCGTGGACATGCCCGAGCCCGACATCCTGCGCGAGGGCGGGCGGCCTTCGCTCAGCGTGTTCCGCGCCCTGGCCGGCGCGCTGCCTTTCGAGATGAAGATGATGGAGCGTCATCGCGTGGGCAGCCAGACCTTCGTGCCCATGATGGGCACGCCGTTCGTCGTGCTGGTGGCGTTGGGCGCGGACAGGCCGGACATGTCCACCCTCAAGGCGTTTCTGGCGGACGGCAGTTGCGGGATCACGCTGGCGCCGGATGTGTGGCACCACCCCTTGCTGGCGCTGGCGGCAGGCGACTTCGTGGTGCTGGAGCGCAAGGGGCCGCAGGTCGATTGCGAGGTCGTCGACATGCCGGCCGGTGTGTGGGTGGCGCAAGGCGTCTAG
- the mnmH gene encoding tRNA 2-selenouridine(34) synthase MnmH, with protein sequence MNHLLAGLDKLHDFDEIIDVRTPMEYADDHIPGACNAPVLSNEERVLIGTMYKQVSPFEASRAGAALVARNIARHLETTFADRPQRWRPLVYCWRGGKRSGSMTLMFNMIGWRARQLDGGYKQYRRATLDALQTLPRALRYVVLTGPTGSGKTRLLHALRQAGAQTLDLEELAAHRGSLLGALPDAQQPTQKRFDTLLAARLREFDAHRPVYVEAESRKIGALELPAALLQAMHQGECIDVRCSRDDRTRFLQQDYARLFDNPDWLKAQLQRMVGLHSRDTIQGWIALVDEGRREDLARELIDRHYDPAYARSSRSHFTGLTQAMRVDFRPNDEDIAEQALALIRRRQ encoded by the coding sequence GTGAACCACCTGCTCGCCGGGCTGGACAAGCTGCATGATTTCGACGAAATCATCGACGTGCGCACGCCGATGGAATACGCCGACGATCACATCCCGGGCGCCTGCAACGCGCCCGTCCTCAGCAACGAGGAGCGCGTGCTGATCGGCACCATGTACAAGCAGGTCTCGCCCTTCGAGGCGTCGCGCGCGGGCGCCGCCCTCGTCGCGCGCAACATCGCGCGCCACCTGGAGACCACCTTCGCCGACCGCCCGCAGCGCTGGCGCCCGCTGGTGTACTGCTGGCGCGGCGGCAAGCGCTCCGGCTCCATGACGCTGATGTTCAACATGATCGGCTGGCGCGCCCGGCAACTGGACGGCGGCTACAAGCAATACCGCCGCGCCACGCTGGACGCGCTGCAGACCCTGCCGCGCGCCCTTCGCTACGTGGTGCTGACCGGTCCCACCGGCAGCGGCAAGACGCGCCTGCTGCACGCGCTGCGGCAAGCCGGCGCGCAGACGCTGGACCTGGAGGAACTGGCCGCTCACCGCGGCTCGCTGCTGGGCGCATTGCCCGACGCGCAGCAGCCCACGCAAAAGCGCTTCGATACGCTGCTCGCGGCCCGGCTGCGCGAGTTCGACGCGCACCGGCCCGTGTACGTGGAGGCGGAAAGCCGCAAGATCGGCGCGCTGGAACTCCCGGCCGCATTGCTGCAGGCCATGCACCAGGGAGAATGCATCGACGTGCGTTGCAGCCGCGACGATCGCACGCGCTTTCTGCAGCAGGACTACGCGCGGCTCTTCGACAATCCGGACTGGCTCAAGGCGCAATTGCAGCGCATGGTGGGCCTGCACAGCCGCGACACCATCCAAGGCTGGATCGCGCTGGTCGATGAGGGCCGGCGCGAAGACCTGGCGCGCGAACTCATTGACCGCCATTACGACCCCGCCTATGCGCGCAGTTCGCGCTCGCACTTCACGGGCCTGACGCAGGCGATGCGCGTGGACTTCCGCCCCAATGATGAAGACATCGCAGAGCAGGCGCTTGCCCTGATACGCCGGCGGCAATGA
- the acpA gene encoding acid phosphatase codes for MSDKDKRPGEPSQEATGATPSVRATRRGFLTGIAALGASAAAMGALPGCSNDNDDDDDSSATPAPAPEPAPAPDLTAQLRENVKTLVVIFAENRSFNNLFANFPGVEKPLSALTPADYTQLDRDGTPLPVLPPVWNGMVPTAQQANHISYQVDQAAAYMNNLPNAPFALLGPQGEPLPQGLVTRDLWHVFYQNQMQINGGKNDKFVAWADSGALVMGHYSDAAYNLRLWKLAQEFVLCDNFFQGAFGGSFLNHQYLVAARPPFYPDAADSVAKTQIAQLQSADPTDPRLEPKPASPASALAGIPQFGASALTPDGYGVNTMAPPYWPSFSRDATDPTLADPTSPQTMVPQSHANIGDLMSAKGLDWAWYAGGWQAAVDSTASTGFPSSPNFQAHHQPFNYFKSTAPGTAARTAHIRDGGLGDLNTTNKFLADAEAGVLPPLTFYKPQGNLNMHAGYADVDSGDRHIAHIVDSLKKSPQWENMVVVITVDENGGWWDHVAPPQGDRWGPGTRVPAIIASPFARKGTVDHTIYDTGSILRLATRLFDLPLLEGLKTRDDAMAARGQAPMGDLTHALTFSA; via the coding sequence ATGTCCGACAAAGACAAACGCCCTGGAGAACCTTCCCAGGAAGCCACGGGCGCAACGCCGTCCGTGCGCGCCACCCGCCGCGGGTTTCTGACCGGCATTGCCGCGCTGGGCGCCAGCGCGGCCGCCATGGGCGCGCTTCCTGGCTGCTCCAACGACAATGACGATGACGACGACAGTTCCGCCACGCCCGCTCCCGCGCCAGAACCCGCCCCCGCGCCGGACCTGACCGCGCAACTGCGCGAGAACGTGAAAACGCTGGTCGTGATCTTTGCCGAGAACCGCAGCTTCAATAACCTGTTCGCCAATTTCCCCGGCGTGGAAAAACCCCTGTCTGCGCTGACGCCGGCCGATTACACGCAGCTCGACCGCGACGGCACGCCGCTGCCCGTGCTGCCGCCCGTGTGGAATGGCATGGTGCCTACCGCGCAGCAAGCCAATCACATCTCCTACCAGGTCGACCAGGCCGCGGCCTACATGAACAACCTGCCCAACGCGCCCTTCGCGCTGCTGGGACCGCAAGGCGAACCCCTGCCCCAGGGCCTGGTCACGCGCGATCTCTGGCACGTGTTCTACCAGAACCAGATGCAGATCAATGGCGGCAAGAACGACAAGTTCGTCGCCTGGGCCGATTCGGGCGCGCTGGTGATGGGCCATTACAGCGACGCCGCGTACAACCTGCGGCTGTGGAAGCTGGCTCAGGAATTCGTGCTGTGCGACAACTTCTTCCAGGGCGCCTTCGGCGGGTCTTTCCTGAACCATCAGTATCTGGTGGCGGCACGCCCGCCCTTCTATCCTGACGCGGCCGACTCGGTCGCCAAGACCCAGATCGCACAGCTGCAGAGCGCCGATCCCACGGACCCTCGCCTCGAGCCCAAGCCGGCATCGCCGGCCAGCGCGCTCGCGGGCATTCCCCAATTCGGCGCAAGCGCGCTCACGCCCGACGGTTACGGCGTCAATACCATGGCCCCGCCCTACTGGCCGTCGTTCAGCCGCGACGCGACCGACCCGACGTTGGCCGATCCCACCAGTCCGCAGACCATGGTGCCGCAGTCGCACGCCAACATTGGCGATCTCATGAGCGCCAAAGGGCTGGATTGGGCCTGGTACGCGGGAGGCTGGCAGGCCGCCGTGGATTCCACGGCCAGCACTGGCTTTCCGTCGTCGCCCAATTTCCAGGCCCATCACCAGCCATTCAACTATTTCAAGAGCACCGCGCCGGGCACGGCCGCGCGCACGGCCCACATACGCGACGGCGGCCTGGGCGACCTCAACACCACCAACAAATTCCTGGCCGACGCCGAAGCCGGCGTCCTGCCCCCGCTGACCTTCTACAAGCCGCAGGGAAACCTGAACATGCATGCCGGCTACGCCGACGTGGACTCTGGCGACCGCCACATCGCGCACATCGTCGACAGCCTCAAGAAAAGCCCGCAGTGGGAAAACATGGTGGTGGTGATCACCGTCGACGAGAATGGCGGCTGGTGGGATCACGTCGCGCCTCCGCAGGGCGACCGCTGGGGGCCGGGCACGCGCGTCCCGGCGATCATCGCGTCGCCGTTCGCCAGGAAGGGCACGGTGGACCACACCATCTACGACACGGGCTCCATCCTGCGCCTTGCCACGCGGCTCTTCGATCTGCCCCTGCTGGAAGGGCTGAAAACACGCGACGACGCCATGGCCGCGCGCGGTCAGGCGCCGATGGGCGACTTGACCCATGCACTGACCTTCAGCGCCTGA
- a CDS encoding DUF3079 domain-containing protein — protein sequence MAKKFPLHPKHPERICWGCDRYCSTDSMACGNGSGRTMHPAESLGEDWYLFGDWGFDDADEKPQSTKEEAGH from the coding sequence ATGGCCAAGAAGTTTCCCCTGCACCCCAAGCACCCCGAACGCATCTGCTGGGGCTGCGACCGATACTGCTCAACCGATTCCATGGCCTGCGGCAACGGCTCCGGGCGCACGATGCATCCGGCGGAGTCGCTGGGGGAAGATTGGTATTTGTTTGGGGACTGGGGATTCGACGACGCCGACGAAAAGCCGCAATCGACAAAGGAAGAGGCAGGCCACTGA
- a CDS encoding helix-turn-helix domain-containing protein has translation MEMIIPFSWRLPDVFVRSPDGVLHRVVRHATTTETIAQLEGMPSNTHLDCECKLDNGETLCWIGNDRYRQLNGGAIFIAVSANTTPRGDARKRGDALGQEKPASAPPPLRKQLAGAQAHLPPAVVNLKTGNDWSLIRAWREHLNISTADMAARLGVDHSIYIELERPRPRPRQVILDRVSEALGVSPDQLDDSLFGGHFH, from the coding sequence GTGGAGATGATCATTCCGTTTTCCTGGAGACTTCCTGACGTCTTCGTACGTTCGCCGGACGGGGTGCTGCACCGTGTTGTGCGCCATGCCACGACGACGGAAACCATCGCCCAGCTTGAAGGCATGCCCAGCAATACTCACCTGGATTGCGAATGCAAGCTCGACAACGGCGAAACCCTTTGCTGGATAGGCAATGACAGATACCGCCAATTGAACGGCGGCGCGATTTTCATTGCCGTTTCGGCAAACACGACACCCCGGGGCGACGCGCGCAAGCGTGGCGATGCCTTGGGCCAAGAAAAGCCGGCGAGCGCACCGCCCCCCTTGCGCAAGCAGCTTGCCGGGGCGCAAGCGCATCTGCCGCCTGCTGTAGTCAATCTGAAAACCGGCAACGATTGGAGCCTGATACGAGCCTGGCGTGAGCATCTGAACATCAGCACCGCGGACATGGCGGCGCGGCTGGGCGTGGATCACTCCATCTATATCGAATTGGAACGGCCGCGCCCGCGGCCCCGGCAGGTCATCCTTGACCGCGTGTCGGAGGCCCTGGGCGTATCGCCGGACCAGCTCGATGATTCATTGTTTGGAGGACACTTTCATTAG
- a CDS encoding NAD-dependent protein deacylase, which yields MKNTHHDIAPALARALRAARRVVVFTGAGVSAESGIATFRDALTGLWSRFDAQALATPEAFREHPDIVWGWYEWRRAQVLRAAPNAAHHAIAALAHHVPELAVITQNVDDLHERAGSQDVTHLHGSLHAPRCSRCAAPQAFASPTPDEPDAGRRIAPPLCAACGAPVRPGVVWFGESLPAQAWRDATLAAQQCDLLFSIGTSSLVYPAAELPRLALAGGAKIVQVNPAATPLDALAHHNLRGAAADVMPRVLAAAFSAGMAPPASGQGEDS from the coding sequence ATGAAAAACACGCATCACGATATTGCTCCCGCATTGGCGCGGGCGCTGCGCGCGGCGCGGCGCGTCGTCGTCTTCACGGGCGCGGGGGTGTCCGCGGAAAGCGGCATCGCCACCTTCCGCGACGCCCTGACGGGCCTGTGGTCGCGCTTCGACGCCCAGGCGCTGGCCACGCCCGAGGCCTTCCGCGAGCATCCCGACATCGTGTGGGGCTGGTACGAATGGCGCCGCGCGCAGGTCCTGCGCGCCGCGCCCAACGCCGCCCACCATGCCATCGCGGCCCTCGCGCACCACGTGCCGGAACTGGCCGTCATCACCCAGAACGTGGACGACCTGCACGAACGCGCCGGCAGCCAGGACGTCACGCATCTGCATGGCAGCCTGCATGCGCCCCGCTGTTCGCGCTGCGCCGCGCCCCAGGCCTTCGCCTCGCCCACGCCCGACGAGCCCGACGCCGGCCGGCGCATCGCCCCGCCCCTGTGCGCCGCATGCGGCGCGCCCGTGCGGCCGGGCGTCGTGTGGTTCGGAGAAAGCCTGCCCGCCCAGGCATGGCGCGACGCCACGCTTGCCGCGCAGCAGTGCGACCTGCTGTTCAGCATAGGCACCTCGTCCCTGGTGTACCCCGCCGCCGAACTGCCCCGCCTTGCGCTGGCCGGCGGCGCCAAGATCGTGCAGGTCAACCCCGCCGCCACGCCGCTGGACGCGCTGGCGCATCACAACCTGCGCGGCGCCGCCGCCGACGTGATGCCCCGGGTGCTCGCGGCCGCGTTTTCCGCGGGGATGGCGCCGCCGGCGTCCGGCCAAGGCGAGGATTCGTGA
- a CDS encoding cysteine dioxygenase, with protein sequence MPESITGLERLRSFIAIATRLASPQALAQTPELATAFADLVGHDDWLPEACTVPHPQYYRQYLLHCDPLERFSLVSFVWGPGQFTPVHDHEVWGYVGMLRGAEINQRYVRAADGRLAPAGEPTTLRPGDVERLSPAEGDIHRVSNAYPDQVSISVHLYGGNIGAVSRHVFDVETGQAKPFVSGYSSATLPNLWDRSAAVRAALG encoded by the coding sequence ATGCCCGAATCGATCACCGGCCTGGAACGGCTGCGCAGCTTTATCGCCATCGCGACGCGGCTGGCCTCGCCGCAGGCGCTGGCGCAGACTCCTGAGCTTGCCACCGCCTTTGCCGACCTGGTGGGCCACGATGACTGGCTGCCCGAGGCCTGTACCGTGCCGCACCCGCAGTACTACCGGCAATATCTGCTGCATTGCGATCCGCTGGAGCGTTTTTCGCTGGTGAGCTTTGTCTGGGGGCCGGGCCAGTTCACGCCGGTGCACGATCACGAGGTCTGGGGCTACGTGGGCATGCTGCGCGGGGCCGAGATCAATCAGCGTTACGTGCGTGCCGCCGACGGCCGGCTGGCCCCCGCAGGAGAGCCCACGACCTTGCGGCCCGGCGACGTCGAGCGTCTGTCTCCGGCCGAGGGCGACATCCATCGCGTTTCCAATGCCTATCCGGACCAGGTCTCCATCAGCGTGCATCTGTATGGCGGCAATATCGGGGCCGTGTCGCGCCACGTCTTCGATGTGGAAACCGGACAGGCCAAGCCTTTTGTCTCCGGCTACTCGTCGGCCACGCTGCCCAATTTGTGGGACAGGTCCGCCGCGGTCCGCGCCGCGCTGGGGTAG
- a CDS encoding IclR family transcriptional regulator codes for MDKTLLKGLMVLEAVTDVDNPPRTIDALAARVGLTRSNTHRTLQTLIHAGYVIKDDDGGGYRGAVRLFELAARQLAQLDVRKLAAPHMRTLADQTGETVHLSVLDGFDVVYVDKIDSPQPIRAYSMVGGRAPAYAVATGKALLAYQVEGYVERYEDQLVRHTPSTIVSMALLKDELRKIARAGYAVNRGEWREGVGGLAVTVFNSLDQPVAAVGISGPLDRLSAARMKQLAPDVAACAQSISQGMGYRRGFLDQ; via the coding sequence ATGGACAAGACGCTGCTCAAAGGCCTGATGGTGTTGGAAGCGGTGACCGATGTGGACAATCCGCCGCGCACCATCGATGCGCTGGCCGCGCGGGTGGGGCTGACGCGCAGCAATACGCATCGCACCTTGCAGACGCTGATCCACGCGGGCTATGTCATCAAGGATGACGATGGTGGGGGCTATCGCGGCGCCGTGCGCCTGTTTGAACTGGCGGCACGGCAACTGGCGCAACTGGACGTGCGCAAGCTTGCCGCGCCGCACATGCGCACGCTGGCGGACCAGACCGGCGAAACCGTGCACCTGTCGGTGCTGGACGGCTTTGATGTGGTCTACGTGGACAAGATCGACAGCCCGCAGCCCATCCGTGCGTATTCCATGGTGGGCGGGCGCGCGCCCGCTTACGCGGTGGCGACCGGCAAGGCGCTGCTGGCCTACCAGGTCGAAGGCTACGTCGAGCGCTATGAGGACCAGTTGGTCCGCCACACGCCGTCCACCATCGTGTCCATGGCCTTGTTGAAGGACGAACTGCGCAAGATTGCCCGCGCGGGCTACGCGGTCAATCGCGGCGAATGGCGTGAAGGGGTGGGCGGACTGGCCGTGACCGTGTTCAACAGCCTGGACCAGCCCGTGGCGGCGGTCGGCATTTCGGGCCCGCTGGACCGCCTGAGCGCCGCTAGGATGAAGCAGCTTGCGCCGGATGTGGCGGCCTGTGCGCAGTCCATTTCGCAGGGGATGGGATATCGCCGGGGCTTTCTGGATCAGTAG
- a CDS encoding FAD/NAD(P)-binding protein — protein MMAAPSAGRQAATDLAIVGGGSVGVSFLYQFLLALQAAPGAGALTIHLFEPQSEPGPGAAYQDDLRSNLLNIPAGNMSARADRRLDFVDWLREQDPGWLAGYGVGSIDPADFLPRPLFGAYMRAVYARCRQLAQALGATLSHVPSRVGRVAPLADGRVRVEPEAGTPLLARRVVLCNGNLPSQAFPSLEDAPGYFNSPYPVCTLTAGIAPDASVCVVGTSLSAVDAVAALQQAGHRGPILCASRNGRLPSVRSPHNRAPDALQRLSRDGAVALAARHGGALTLDVVWQALRDEVLALNGSLEDDDLLGPDRDARSALEEEIQRSAAAPRPWQAVAAATNAAVDQIWHLIPDAERRRFQSQWRSLWMARRATFPMRNALKLQALFDTGQLAVAAGYCGSVHDAASGLFVTRLRTPRGQVEHRSRYLINATSFSVDAQRTQDPLVSGLLREGHAQADPHGGLALDYGTGCVKNASGRVQAGLSVLGSLAGGTYFWTTSMDVNARLARDQAVRIAADLRAAPATDPESPGDIPSPAKWTAHRPPHPAQAASS, from the coding sequence ATGATGGCGGCCCCCTCGGCGGGCCGGCAGGCCGCAACCGACCTGGCCATCGTGGGCGGCGGCTCGGTCGGCGTCAGCTTCCTGTATCAGTTCCTGCTGGCGCTTCAGGCGGCGCCGGGCGCGGGCGCGTTGACGATCCACCTTTTCGAGCCCCAGTCCGAGCCCGGCCCGGGCGCCGCCTACCAGGACGACTTGCGCAGCAACCTGCTCAACATCCCGGCCGGCAACATGTCGGCGCGCGCGGACCGCAGGCTGGACTTCGTCGACTGGCTGCGTGAACAGGATCCGGGCTGGCTGGCGGGGTACGGCGTCGGGTCCATCGACCCTGCGGACTTCCTGCCCCGGCCGCTGTTCGGCGCCTACATGCGCGCGGTTTACGCGCGCTGCCGCCAGCTTGCGCAGGCGCTGGGCGCGACCCTGTCGCACGTGCCCAGCCGTGTCGGCCGCGTGGCGCCCCTGGCCGACGGACGCGTACGCGTCGAACCCGAAGCCGGCACGCCGCTGCTGGCGCGCCGCGTCGTGCTGTGCAACGGCAATCTGCCGTCGCAGGCATTCCCCTCGCTGGAAGACGCGCCCGGCTATTTCAACAGCCCGTATCCGGTTTGCACCCTGACGGCCGGCATCGCGCCCGATGCGTCGGTGTGCGTCGTCGGCACCAGCCTGAGCGCGGTGGACGCCGTGGCGGCGCTGCAGCAGGCCGGCCACCGCGGCCCCATCCTGTGCGCCTCGCGCAACGGGCGCCTGCCTTCGGTGCGCAGCCCGCACAACCGCGCGCCCGACGCCCTGCAGCGCCTGAGCCGCGACGGCGCGGTGGCGCTGGCCGCCCGCCACGGCGGCGCGCTGACCCTGGACGTCGTCTGGCAGGCGCTGCGGGACGAGGTACTGGCGCTGAACGGATCGCTGGAAGACGATGACCTGCTCGGACCGGACCGCGATGCGCGGTCCGCGCTCGAAGAGGAAATCCAGCGCTCGGCCGCGGCGCCGCGGCCGTGGCAGGCGGTGGCGGCGGCCACCAATGCAGCGGTGGACCAGATCTGGCATCTGATCCCGGATGCCGAACGGCGCCGCTTCCAGTCGCAGTGGCGATCGCTCTGGATGGCGCGCCGTGCGACCTTCCCGATGCGCAACGCGCTCAAGCTGCAGGCCTTGTTCGACACGGGCCAGCTTGCTGTTGCCGCGGGCTATTGCGGCAGCGTCCACGACGCCGCCAGCGGCCTGTTCGTCACGCGCCTGCGCACGCCGCGCGGCCAGGTCGAACATCGCAGCCGGTATCTCATCAACGCGACCAGCTTCTCGGTGGATGCGCAGCGTACGCAAGATCCGCTCGTGTCCGGCCTGCTACGCGAGGGGCATGCCCAGGCCGATCCCCACGGCGGGCTGGCGCTCGACTACGGCACCGGCTGCGTCAAAAATGCCAGCGGCCGGGTCCAGGCAGGCCTTTCCGTATTGGGCAGCCTGGCGGGCGGCACCTACTTCTGGACCACGTCCATGGACGTGAATGCCCGCCTGGCGCGCGACCAGGCCGTGCGTATCGCGGCCGACCTGCGCGCCGCGCCCGCTACTGATCCAGAAAGCCCCGGCGATATCCCATCCCCTGCGAAATGGACTGCGCACAGGCCGCCACATCCGGCGCAAGCTGCTTCATCCTAG